The genomic stretch CGCCAAGCCCGAGCCCGCCAAGCCGCTGGTCGCTTGGCCGGAACCGAATCTCGACGTTTTCGACGCCGGCTTCGACTACGCCTATGGCGCGAAATTCATGTCGGACTATATCGTCCGCGGCATTTCCAACAGCGCCCACCGCCCGGCCGGCAGCGTTTATGAGGAGCTGCGCTACGGCTGGTTCTACACGGGTCTCGCCGCCACCAATGTGACGCTGGCCACGAGCCCGCTCGCCGAGATCGACATCACCGCCGGCATCCGCCCCACCTGGGGTCCGCTGACGCTGGACTTCGGCGCGATCTACTACGCCTATCCGAGCAACCATCAGCAATGGTTCATCGGCGGCGCGATCCCGGTCACGACGTTCAAGAACTCCTACACCGCCCTCCCCACCACGGCTTTCGACCCGAGCTATGTCGAGATCTACTTCAAGCCGAGCTGGGCGGTGAACGACTATCTGACGCTCGGCGGCCAGATCGCCTATGCTCCGAACTGGAACAATTATAGCGCCCATGCGCTGTATTCGGAGATCAACGCCAAGCTCGTCCCCTTCGCCAACACCGATTATTCGGGGCTGTCGATCTCGGGCGCCTTCGGCCACTATTACATCGGCAATTCCAGCCCGGCCTATGGCGGCAGCTATATCGATCCCGACTATGCCTTCCTGGCGACCGGCATTCTCGGCACCAAGGGCTTCAAATTCGCCAGCTACAACACTTGGAACGTCGGCGCTTCCTATAATTGGAACGTGGTGACGCTCGACCTGCGCTACTACGACTCCAATCTGACCCGCGCAGGCTGCTTCCTGAACACCTCCGACCCGTCGGGCAATTACGTCGCCTCGGTGAACACCATCACCGGCCAGAGTTCGTCGAGCTGGTGCGGCGCGCGCTTCGTCGCCTCGCTGTCGGTCGATTTCAGCTCGGCGACCTTCAAGTAAGCCCTCGCCGGCTCGCCTCGCGAAACGGACCCGCGGCGACGCGGGTCCGTTTTTTTGTCTGTCATTGCGTGAGGATTTCGACGTCCCGATCCTGCGTCGAGGTCACCTTGAACGTCGTCTGAAAGGTCTTGCCCTCGCGGCGGGCGATGGCGACATATTCGCCCTCGGCCAGCGCCAGCGACGGAAAGGCGCCGATCAATTCGCGGATCACGTCGCCGCCCGGCGTCAGCACGGAGAAGGAGGTGTTGGCCAGCGCCTCGCCGCCCGGC from Methylosinus sp. C49 encodes the following:
- a CDS encoding TorF family putative porin, with the translated sequence MKSVLFAGVAALALFANGAYAADDAKTAKPEPAKPLVAWPEPNLDVFDAGFDYAYGAKFMSDYIVRGISNSAHRPAGSVYEELRYGWFYTGLAATNVTLATSPLAEIDITAGIRPTWGPLTLDFGAIYYAYPSNHQQWFIGGAIPVTTFKNSYTALPTTAFDPSYVEIYFKPSWAVNDYLTLGGQIAYAPNWNNYSAHALYSEINAKLVPFANTDYSGLSISGAFGHYYIGNSSPAYGGSYIDPDYAFLATGILGTKGFKFASYNTWNVGASYNWNVVTLDLRYYDSNLTRAGCFLNTSDPSGNYVASVNTITGQSSSSWCGARFVASLSVDFSSATFK